The following are encoded in a window of Peromyscus maniculatus bairdii isolate BWxNUB_F1_BW_parent chromosome X, HU_Pman_BW_mat_3.1, whole genome shotgun sequence genomic DNA:
- the Trpc5os gene encoding putative uncharacterized protein TRPC5OS: protein MESVSIPSLVTGLIDCVAQLIRIAEELLHFISQEQAAFAQQNSMMEEAAAVVPPPGEESLPDLADLCDLESILSVKGDEDLIFDMDEAMIDVNDIYEEILPAIKDDTESE, encoded by the coding sequence ATGGAGTCTGTGTCAATTCCTTCACTAGTTACTGGCCTTATTGATTGCGTAGCCCAGTTAATAAGAATAGCGGAGGAGCTGTTGCATTTTATCTCACAGGAACAAGCTGCTTTTGCACAACAGAATAGTATGatggaggaggcagcagcagtTGTGCCTCCTCCTGGGGAAGAGTCCTTGCCGGATCTTGCTGATCTTTGCGATTTAGAATCAATACTTTCAGTGAAAGGAGATGAAGACCTAATCTTTGATATGGATGAAGCTATGATAGATGTGAATGACATCTATGAGGAGATACTCCCTGCAATAAAGGATGATACAGAAAGTGAGTAA